The window TCGAAGCGCTCAAGAGCGGCACCACCACTGTGGCCGAGATGACCAGCCTGGGCGTGAACGTCGATGCCTCCGTTCAGGCCATCGCCGATTGCGGGCTGCGCGGCGTAGTCAGCTCGTGCCTGGGTGACTACCAGGAGGGCGACAACCCGGCGCCCCCGCTGGACGCAGAGGGCGTGCTCGAGGAGATGACGCGCCTGCACCGCCAGTGGCACAACAGTCACGAGGGGCGCATCACGGTACGCCTGTCGCCGGTGGGCCTGCCGGCCTGCAGCGAAGAGCTGATGCGCGGCACACGCGCCCTGGCCGACGAGCTGGACGTGGGCATCCACACCCACTGCTGCGAGGGCGAGATAGAGACCCAGAACGCCTACGAGCGGTTCGGCTGCAGCGAGGTCGAGGCACTGGGTCAATTCGGCGTGCTCGGGCCGGACGTGCAGCTCGTGCACTGCGTGTGGCTCACCGACCGCGACCGGCAGCTCATCGCCGAGAGTGGCTCGCACGTGGTGCACTGCCCATCGACGAACTTGAAGATCACCGACGGCCTGCCGCAGATGGTCCCCCTGCAGCGGCTGGGGGTGAACATCGCCCTCGGCTGCGATGGCCAGTCGAGCAGCGGCAGCTATGATCTGTTCAAAGAAGCGCGACTGGCCTCGCTGCTGGGCAAGGGTCTCTCCGCGGACGCCGCCGCGTTTCCGGCTGAGACGGCACTGGAGATGATCACGCGCAACGGCGCCAGGGCCATCGGCCTGGGCGAGACGGTGGGCGAGCTGACCGTCGGCCACAAGGCGGACCTCACCGTGATCGACTATCCGCAGGTGCACCTGATCGACGAGCAGCGTCTGCTATCGAACCTGATCTATGCCGGCAGCGGAGGCGACGTCGACTCGGTGTTGGTGAACGGCGAGGTGCTGATGTGGCACCGCGAGTTATTGCACCTGGACGAGCAGGCGATCCTGGCCAAAGCACTGAAACAGATGAGGCGTGCTGCCCGCATCCTACCAAACTGAGGAGGTTCGATGAGCGACCAACCGCGTATCCTGGGTGCACCGGTCGACCAGGACCGGCTGCAGGAGGACCTGAAAAAGTACCAGCAGAAAGCGCTCGAGCTGGGCGCGTCCGGCGCAGTGGCCGTTCCCGTGGCTTCGATCGAGGTCGATGAGCGGGTGAGATTAAAGTGCCTGTCACCGCGCTGCAACCAGGCCGGTCAGACGCCCAACTGCCCGCCCAACGCCCCTGACCTCAAGCTGGTGCGCAAGGCCCTGGCCCGCTATCAGTGGGCTATCCTGATCAAGTGCGACGTGGACGTGGCCGAATTCGACCCGGCGAAGGCCGCCTCGCGCAAGCCAAAGGAAGGACGCCACGCCTTTCACAGCAAGGGCAACCAACTGGTCGAAGAGCTGGAACGGCTGGCCTTTCGCGATGGCTATCATCTGGCGATGGGCTTTGGCGGCGGGTCGTGCCGCGACGACCTGTGCGGCGGAGAGCCCTGCCAGGTAATGCAGAGCGGCGAGTGCCGCCACCCCTACCAGTCGCGGCCATCGATGGAGGCCATTGGCATCGACGTGATGCCGCTGGTGTACCGCGCCGGCTGGGCGGCCTATGCCATGCAGAAAGAGATCACCACGGCCATGACCGTGGGCATTGTGTTCGTTGCCTAGGGGCGGCTTGGCCGCGGGGCTCGACTGTGTTATACTCCGGCCCAGTTTGCTACTGAAGGAGGTTTCTGATGAGACGCAGTGACACAAGGCCATTGGTGATGATGGGGAAAGGCACACTGTTTCCTGCCTTCAAACAGAACGCCTGTTTCCTGCTTCTTGCACCGCTTCTGTGCCTTCTACTTCTCCCGAGAGGAAATCAACAGCAAGTAGAGCAGGCTGGCGCTCAAACGGCAAGCTATCTCGGCGGTTATGTGTTTCCCATTTCCGCCAAATGGGGTGAAGACGTCGACTTCCATCTTTCCACTACGGCCAGCAAGGTCAAGATTGAGATCTTCCGTCAGGGAGTGGTTCAGGAAAAAGTGGCGGTGGTTGAGGAGGTAAAGGGAACCTATTTCCCGTGTCACCATTCCGAGGTCGGCTGCTTTTTCCCCAAAGTCTATTCGCTGACTCTGGATTCTCGTTACCGACCGGGTCTATATTTGGCCAAATTCATCAATAAGGATGCGCCTACCGAAGAAGACCTGGCCTATTTTGTGGTCAAGCCGGATCAACCGGGCTCTCTTTCCCAAATCGCCGTAGTTTTACCCCTTAACACCTGGGAAGTTCACAATTTCAGGGACGGCCGGAAGGTCTACCCTTCGCCCTATGAGCCGGGTTATGAAGGGCGGGCCAGAACCGCGTCCTTCTTACGACCGTGGGCCGACATCTGCTATAACCTGGAATTGGGTTATCCGATAGGCGGTCCGGCCTACATTTGGTGGTTGGAATCCCAAGGTTACTATCCCGAGTACCTGACGGATGTTGATTTGGACAGAGACCCGGCCATCTTAAGCCACTACAGGGTCGGCATCAGCATTGCCCATCACGAATACTGGTCCTGGAACATGAGGGACAGTGTCGAGAGTTTTGTGAACAGCGGCGGCAACTTTCTTTTCTTGAGCGGCAACGTTTCCTGGTGGCAAGTCCGTTATGAAAACGATCATTCTCTAATCCGCGTTTATAAAGTGAAAGAAGAAGATCCCTTCTATCTTGATGGCGATAGAAACAATGATCGCCAGGTGACGGTCAATTGGTACGACGATCCGGTTTACCGGCCCGAAACCCTGATGACCGGAACCGGCTGGTTTTACGGCGGTTTCTGGGAGCCCGGACCGCAGCCTTATGACACTGACGATCCGAGTCATT of the Chloroflexi bacterium ADurb.Bin180 genome contains:
- the atzA_2 gene encoding Atrazine chlorohydrolase, translated to MFKLIRNGIGFWGPDRTVGPMHLLVDGDTIAAVSRNEIPAPEGARVYDLNGRLLLPGFVDAHTHLAQSYGRGIYDNRHLTQWLWTMIRYLHLDEDETYTAAQLACIEALKSGTTTVAEMTSLGVNVDASVQAIADCGLRGVVSSCLGDYQEGDNPAPPLDAEGVLEEMTRLHRQWHNSHEGRITVRLSPVGLPACSEELMRGTRALADELDVGIHTHCCEGEIETQNAYERFGCSEVEALGQFGVLGPDVQLVHCVWLTDRDRQLIAESGSHVVHCPSTNLKITDGLPQMVPLQRLGVNIALGCDGQSSSGSYDLFKEARLASLLGKGLSADAAAFPAETALEMITRNGARAIGLGETVGELTVGHKADLTVIDYPQVHLIDEQRLLSNLIYAGSGGDVDSVLVNGEVLMWHRELLHLDEQAILAKALKQMRRAARILPN